One genomic segment of Caloranaerobacter ferrireducens includes these proteins:
- a CDS encoding YIEGIA family protein: MQQNHLLELHVLLFISIGILVGFISRWWMLRGDVRQYPTFPNGYLIHLTTGFIAAAIGAVAYPALLGKNYVAVTFLALAIQQFRDIRKMEKETLHSLERDSYAPRGESYIDGIAKTFEARNYIVMIVSLTTTISAFMIRKYIKTNSIILILATVIGFIVAFLLKQYTKGHTLKDIITIEEAPLKFKDGANLYVGDIFVMNVGLSATRERILKNGIGVILKPKGDNEKIILNHQGQRTAIIHECSRLLGLERYVATRRNFDTGELALVIVPIVKDIDKLKEIILNVPILEMNKKRQEKTK, translated from the coding sequence ATGCAACAAAATCATCTTCTTGAATTACATGTTTTACTATTTATATCTATAGGTATCTTAGTAGGCTTTATAAGTAGATGGTGGATGCTCAGAGGAGATGTAAGACAATACCCTACTTTCCCAAATGGATATTTAATTCATTTAACAACAGGCTTCATAGCAGCAGCTATTGGAGCAGTTGCTTATCCAGCTCTATTGGGTAAGAACTACGTTGCTGTAACTTTTTTAGCCTTAGCTATACAGCAATTTAGAGATATTAGAAAAATGGAAAAAGAAACTCTTCATTCACTTGAAAGAGATAGTTATGCTCCTAGAGGTGAATCTTATATAGATGGCATAGCTAAAACGTTTGAGGCCAGAAATTATATTGTTATGATTGTTTCGCTCACAACTACAATATCTGCATTCATGATAAGAAAATATATCAAAACAAATTCCATAATATTAATTCTTGCAACAGTAATTGGCTTTATTGTTGCATTTCTTCTTAAACAATACACTAAAGGACATACATTAAAGGATATTATTACTATAGAAGAAGCCCCTCTTAAATTTAAAGATGGAGCAAATTTATATGTTGGAGACATTTTTGTAATGAATGTGGGTTTATCTGCTACTAGAGAAAGAATATTAAAAAACGGAATTGGTGTTATATTAAAACCTAAAGGTGATAATGAAAAAATAATATTGAATCATCAAGGGCAGAGAACAGCCATTATTCATGAATGTTCTAGACTACTTGGACTTGAAAGATATGTAGCTACTAGAAGAAATTTTGATACGGGAGAATTAGCTTTAGTTATTGTTCCCATTGTTAAAGATATAGATAAGTTAAAAGAAATTATTCTTAATGTTCCTATACTTGAAATGAATAAAAAAAGACAAGAAAAAACTAAATAA